From the genome of Virgibacillus proomii, one region includes:
- a CDS encoding OsmC family protein produces MNGINFEAVKQTTKAIKEDPSQKMRHWHAKVTWESGVKNNVQIRNFKPITMDEPVPLGGTDEGANPVEMLIGTAGSCFAITFEVLASQQGITLEVVEVDVEADLNAAVFLGLEEGDGGILQPTIRLKAKTSAPKEQVKEIAEAALQKSPVLASMKAKLQLEIN; encoded by the coding sequence ATGAATGGAATAAATTTTGAAGCAGTAAAACAAACAACAAAGGCGATTAAAGAGGATCCATCACAAAAAATGCGTCATTGGCATGCAAAGGTAACTTGGGAATCAGGAGTGAAGAACAACGTACAAATTCGTAATTTTAAGCCAATCACGATGGATGAGCCTGTACCATTAGGTGGCACGGATGAAGGTGCTAATCCAGTAGAGATGTTAATCGGAACTGCAGGCAGCTGCTTTGCCATTACGTTTGAAGTACTTGCCAGTCAACAAGGAATTACATTGGAAGTAGTTGAAGTGGATGTAGAAGCAGATCTAAATGCTGCCGTATTTTTAGGATTAGAAGAAGGAGATGGTGGAATATTACAACCAACCATCCGCTTAAAAGCAAAAACTTCTGCACCAAAAGAGCAAGTGAAGGAAATTGCAGAGGCTGCATTACAAAAATCTCCCGTATTAGCTAGTATGAAAGCAAAATTACAACTAGAAATAAATTAG
- a CDS encoding helix-turn-helix domain-containing protein produces the protein MELLTYKWKNEKEEKGGWYPLPKYLTHKDMAGMIASTRETVTFLINKWVQQGMIKNDKQQIWIK, from the coding sequence ATGGAACTCCTTACATATAAATGGAAAAATGAAAAGGAAGAGAAAGGCGGCTGGTATCCTCTTCCCAAATATCTCACCCATAAAGATATGGCCGGAATGATTGCGTCAACTAGAGAAACGGTCACGTTCTTAATCAATAAATGGGTGCAACAAGGGATGATAAAAAACGATAAACAACAGATTTGGATAAAGTGA
- a CDS encoding Crp/Fnr family transcriptional regulator, with protein MIEKNPLQPNRVIHLFDQELKGEWKKRKKYTFKKGEQVTHPYKLTDHIYLIMEGDIRIFHLHRDGKECVLGILTAGDFIDLASIFTTKESDAYIIALTTVSVVKVEKEEILDAVAHTPELSLALLKHFSNQLHEVVRIL; from the coding sequence ATGATAGAAAAAAACCCACTCCAACCGAATAGAGTTATTCACCTATTTGACCAAGAGTTAAAAGGAGAATGGAAAAAGCGTAAGAAATATACATTTAAAAAAGGGGAACAAGTTACTCATCCATATAAATTAACAGACCATATTTATTTAATTATGGAAGGCGACATACGAATTTTTCACCTACATCGAGACGGAAAGGAATGTGTGTTAGGCATTTTAACTGCTGGTGATTTTATCGATTTAGCTAGCATTTTCACCACCAAAGAAAGTGATGCATATATTATCGCGCTAACGACTGTTTCCGTTGTAAAAGTAGAAAAGGAAGAAATACTGGATGCCGTCGCCCATACTCCAGAGCTGTCTTTAGCATTATTAAAGCATTTTTCTAATCAATTACATGAAGTTGTTCGTATTTTATAA